The region TTCTTTAGATGCAAATAAAGAAAGTACTGTGGAAATTGAATTGCTTGATCTGGATGAGATCAAAGACGATGACTACGGCGCGATGGTAGCCTGTCTGGGCTCTCCCGAGGCAATGAAGAATTCTGATTATGGTCCGGATGCAGTATTTGCCTTTGAAGCATTGCAAAAGGCCATGAAGCTTGAGAATAAAGAGGTCAAATATCTTTATTCCGGAGAGATGGGCGGATTAAATACCTTTGTGCCTATCCTTGTTGCCTTATTATCTGGTAAGGATGTTTCTCAACGAATCAAAGTTTTGGATGTTGACTCGAATGGCAGAGCGGTGCCGGAGCTGAATACCAGCCTGCCCGCCGCACGGGGTTTTGATCCTTATCCTGTCGGAATGGGCAGCCTCAGCGGGAATAAAATTGTTGCTTATGGTATCAATGATAAGGAGTCTGAAGATATTTGCAGGAACTTATGTCAGCTTTATAACCTTCAGATTGGTTTCAGCACTTGGGCAATGAGCAAGCTGGAGTTGAAAAATAATTGTATTGTCGGTTGTCTTACTAAAGCCTTGAAGGTCGGTCAAGCGATTCTTCAGGCCAAGAAAGAACAGAAGGATCCTCTGGAATTGTTACAGCCTGTCATGGAATGCAAACGTTTGACAACAGCTTATATCATAGATAAAGAGACTAAGATTGTGAATGGCTTCGATGTCGGCACGACTACACTCGAGGACGCTGTTACCCATGAAAGATTTACTATCCTTTTCCAAAATGAAAACATGGCAGTGCAGCGCGCTGACGGATCTACCATAATCACCGTACCGGAACTGATTTGTATGCTTTGCCGGGACAAAAACGAGAATGCTTATATGCCTCTGGACAACGCCTCCACGGAAAAGGGTATGCTGATCGATGTGATCATTTCTCCCGCAGATGAATTATGGTGGGCGAGTGATTATAAGGCAAACGAATGCTGGATCCCATGCTTGAAACGTGCAGGATACGAAGGCCCTCAGATCCGCTACAAATAGGAAAATTTTAGGGACTATTCATGTTGCGTGTGGGAATAATTTATTCGTGGGTGGTCAGCAGGGTGGCAATATGCATTACGATATGATTGTTAATGCACCCACAGTTTTTCTGGATGACGAGTGCATCATCCAGGAATGGAAGCACATCTATTAAGCGCTTGACCGTACGCTGAAGAAGGAGGTGGTAATCTCATAATAAAAAAGAAAAATGCATCCGATATATCTACTTATTGGCTGATAGCTTCGGTAAAAAAAGTTTTACAATTTGAGAAGGAGGAAGGTCATGGCTAATCAAAAAAGAGAGAAACATCTGGTCTCATTTGAAATAGGGGAGAATTCATATGATTGATAAAAACATTACCATAGAAGAATGTATATTTACGAGAAGGAGCATTCGCTCTTTTACTGATCAGAAGCCGCCGTTTACAGCCGTAAAACAACTTGTTAAGTGTGCTTCAATGGCGCCTTCGGGGAGCAATATACAATCCTGGGAATTCATATTTGTAGACGATAAAGAGATTCTGGAAACGATTAGAAATTTTGCTCCCGGTATCAATGGTAAACCGCCGTGCATCCTCATCCTGTGCAGCGATAAAAAACGCGCCTACGAAAAAGGCGGTACGCTGGTGAGGGATCAGATTGCAGCTATGGATATCAGTATGGCAGCAGAAAATCTGATGCTGGCTGCGAATGCTATGGGGTTGGGCACTTGCGCTGTAAAATCATTCAATAGTCCTCTGATAGCAAAAATACTAAAACTGCCGGAGCACATATTTCCGGAGTTGATCATAGCTTTGGGATATTCGGACAGAAGTTGTACAGCTCCCAAAAGGAGACCTGTTGAAGAAATACTTCATCACAACAAATGGGAGAATGGGGAAGGTAATAACAATGAATAATGAGTGGATTTCAATTCTTTCTTTATGTGCCTCCTCTGCTCTGGGCGTGATTCAAGAACCCAGGGTTTATGCCCCTTTGCGGCTTATGGAAGTGCTGGAAAAGCTGCTGCGCTTCGGTGAGCAGGAGCATATTACCGCAGATGCGCGTCTGTCCGAAATTGCAGATATGATAAGTGAACGAAAATTGTTGTGTATGAGCGATGAGACAGCTTTCCAGTCATTACTGCAAGAAGTGGCGTTTTCCCTGGTAGATATTGTACAACATCAAGGAAGCACCGAAATATAGAAGATATCCTGAAAAAGAGGTAAAAAATATGGGCACGATGAAAGCGCT is a window of Peptostreptococcaceae bacterium DNA encoding:
- a CDS encoding DUF917 domain-containing protein, whose protein sequence is MSTILRRSDMEEILYGATFLGAGGGGPLKMGITKLDSLDANKESTVEIELLDLDEIKDDDYGAMVACLGSPEAMKNSDYGPDAVFAFEALQKAMKLENKEVKYLYSGEMGGLNTFVPILVALLSGKDVSQRIKVLDVDSNGRAVPELNTSLPAARGFDPYPVGMGSLSGNKIVAYGINDKESEDICRNLCQLYNLQIGFSTWAMSKLELKNNCIVGCLTKALKVGQAILQAKKEQKDPLELLQPVMECKRLTTAYIIDKETKIVNGFDVGTTTLEDAVTHERFTILFQNENMAVQRADGSTIITVPELICMLCRDKNENAYMPLDNASTEKGMLIDVIISPADELWWASDYKANECWIPCLKRAGYEGPQIRYK
- a CDS encoding nitroreductase family protein, with translation MIDKNITIEECIFTRRSIRSFTDQKPPFTAVKQLVKCASMAPSGSNIQSWEFIFVDDKEILETIRNFAPGINGKPPCILILCSDKKRAYEKGGTLVRDQIAAMDISMAAENLMLAANAMGLGTCAVKSFNSPLIAKILKLPEHIFPELIIALGYSDRSCTAPKRRPVEEILHHNKWENGEGNNNE